A genomic segment from Treponema sp. Marseille-Q3903 encodes:
- a CDS encoding type II toxin-antitoxin system RelE/ParE family toxin translates to MKVEFTETAFKTLKKLDGSVQKQILKYVHEVSELKNPRDRGKGLSSNLAGLWRYRVGDWRLICEIKDDKLLISVLRIGHRSEIYD, encoded by the coding sequence ATGAAAGTAGAATTTACAGAAACAGCATTTAAAACCCTTAAGAAGCTTGACGGAAGTGTACAAAAGCAGATTTTAAAATATGTACATGAGGTTTCGGAATTGAAAAATCCACGGGATCGAGGTAAAGGCCTTTCGAGTAATCTAGCAGGCTTGTGGCGTTACCGTGTCGGCGACTGGCGGCTTATATGTGAAATAAAGGATGATAAGCTTTTGATATCAGTCCTTCGCATAGGGCACAGAAGCGAAATCTATGATTAA
- a CDS encoding CopG family transcriptional regulator, which translates to MTNSAVINFRSNPQSKIRVERLAKLTKRPASFYYNYLLDEYLDDLEDLFLAEEVIKNVRSGKERTYSLAEVESELGL; encoded by the coding sequence ATGACTAATTCAGCAGTAATTAATTTCAGGTCAAATCCTCAGAGTAAAATCAGAGTTGAACGTCTCGCAAAATTAACTAAAAGACCGGCATCATTTTATTACAACTACCTTCTGGACGAATACCTTGATGACCTTGAGGACCTTTTTCTTGCAGAAGAAGTAATAAAGAATGTAAGAAGCGGAAAAGAAAGAACCTACTCACTTGCCGAAGTTGAAAGCGAGCTTGGTTTATGA
- a CDS encoding helix-turn-helix domain-containing protein encodes MPHPRKEKLPELNLSIGENISRIRKSRGLTQIELGELIGINQYQISDYEIGRLHLSDEMIIRFAKALKTSSDEILGLKDSEIEKPSLRLTKRLVKIETLSEADQKSLLKTIDMFLKAAEK; translated from the coding sequence ATGCCGCATCCAAGAAAAGAAAAACTTCCAGAGCTTAATCTTTCAATCGGTGAAAACATTTCCCGCATCAGAAAATCCCGCGGACTTACGCAGATTGAACTTGGCGAATTAATCGGAATTAATCAGTATCAGATTTCAGATTATGAAATAGGCCGCCTGCATCTTTCAGATGAAATGATCATCAGGTTTGCAAAAGCATTGAAAACTTCTTCTGATGAGATTCTTGGATTAAAAGACTCAGAAATAGAAAAACCTTCTCTCAGACTTACAAAAAGACTTGTAAAAATTGAAACTCTTTCTGAAGCAGACCAGAAATCTCTTCTTAAAACAATTGATATGTTCCTGAAAGCTGCAGAAAAATAA
- a CDS encoding RHS repeat-associated core domain-containing protein — MLARESGLKFEKYSYSSRNRLCSSQIIDKREKTQSESRYAYDAFGRRILVQDRDEACMKSIYDGFTFDIIKQSPTFANGMFTDSNETGLRISRTGRPTGDRYRYLEDDKNDGNRYYNIDEGNYKTVSSRYVGERTLINVNGVAAAQNADGNISYFTTDLLGSVRATTDNSAFETDTYAYDAFGSLVQGDLSGAKDLGYLGKQFDKATGLYNYGYRDYKPDVARFTTQDPIRDGMNWYAYCGGDPINYIDENGLEATDKKKPAIYPTAGNAFNLDFGRDYSNMAVQNFKNGHPILGTIQMLDSACEIVYDLAAAYECAQGIGAAIEGVTALVSTGSVNSGIETIKNYGPMNKGPLPDGMANTFRGGSYSQVTLQSDLTLYRVYGGTAEQLGSYWTKTAPKGPLQSTIDLALKPEWGNTAENVVKINVPAGTTIFEGFAESQGGFLLGGGSQVVIPNVDPSWVVK; from the coding sequence ATGCTGGCAAGGGAATCGGGTCTGAAGTTTGAAAAATATTCATACAGCAGCCGGAACAGGCTTTGCAGTTCACAGATTATAGATAAAAGGGAAAAAACACAATCAGAGAGCCGTTACGCATACGACGCATTCGGCAGGCGAATCCTAGTTCAAGACCGAGATGAGGCTTGTATGAAAAGCATTTACGACGGGTTTACTTTTGATATCATAAAACAAAGCCCGACGTTTGCAAACGGCATGTTCACAGACAGCAATGAGACAGGACTTAGGATAAGCCGTACAGGACGCCCGACAGGAGACCGCTACCGCTATCTTGAGGACGACAAAAACGACGGAAACAGATATTATAACATCGATGAAGGAAACTACAAAACTGTGAGCAGCCGTTATGTTGGAGAGAGAACGCTTATAAATGTAAACGGAGTAGCCGCTGCCCAAAACGCTGACGGGAATATCTCATACTTTACGACAGACTTACTAGGAAGTGTGAGAGCGACTACAGACAATTCTGCCTTTGAGACAGATACATACGCATACGACGCATTCGGCTCACTTGTACAAGGTGACTTGAGTGGCGCAAAAGACTTAGGCTATCTAGGGAAGCAGTTTGACAAGGCAACAGGATTGTACAACTACGGTTACCGAGACTACAAGCCAGATGTCGCAAGGTTTACGACCCAGGACCCAATCCGTGATGGAATGAACTGGTATGCTTATTGTGGTGGAGATCCGATAAATTACATAGACGAAAATGGATTAGAAGCCACAGATAAGAAGAAGCCTGCTATTTATCCAACTGCAGGCAATGCTTTTAATCTTGATTTTGGTCGAGATTATTCTAACATGGCAGTTCAAAATTTTAAGAATGGGCATCCAATTCTTGGTACAATTCAAATGTTGGATTCAGCTTGCGAAATTGTATATGACTTGGCTGCAGCATATGAATGTGCTCAAGGTATAGGTGCTGCCATTGAAGGTGTAACAGCGTTAGTATCTACAGGTTCTGTAAATTCTGGTATAGAGACTATAAAAAATTATGGTCCTATGAACAAAGGACCATTACCTGATGGAATGGCAAATACTTTTAGGGGTGGATCTTATAGCCAAGTAACATTACAATCTGATTTAACTTTATATAGAGTTTATGGCGGAACAGCAGAACAATTAGGTAGCTATTGGACTAAAACTGCTCCTAAAGGTCCTCTACAATCTACAATAGATTTAGCATTAAAGCCAGAATGGGGTAATACAGCAGAAAATGTTGTAAAAATAAATGTCCCTGCTGGAACTACTATATTTGAGGGCTTTGCAGAAAGTCAAGGAGGTTTTCTTCTTGGTGGTGGAAGTCAGGTTGTAATTCCAAATGTAGATCCTAGTTGGGTGGTAAAATAA